In Lacrimispora indolis DSM 755, a genomic segment contains:
- a CDS encoding nitrogenase component 1, translating to MSEIIENPRGGCVLAGINSVLGAIDRVCPIYHAGPGCCMQSTASDQGQSGNKNSSFVSSVSIPSTNMLEREVVFGGTKKLQSTIQGALDIIDADAYFVLTGCTAGIIGDDIKSIGEGFKEKGYPVYPIDTPGFAGDSNLGYEVVWNAMIDQVIEEGVPKEEGLINVFGIIPYHDPFWSGNLEEIARLLRKLGLKVNTFFTEHQGIETIRKSSGAVLNLIIHPWILKGPAGRFEEKFGVPFLRYPGLPIGASDTRRFILEVAHALKLDDRLVNRVIEEEEDYVYHYLAQAIGALSWKKFAVVGDASIAVGITRYLANDYSFTPVLVVISEPVFRQEDKDRILSELTDLEYARPPKVVFSPDQHEINIALLDEEDITLIIGSSNEEEISSLKEVQCIAAAFPIKDRLIFNRAYAGYRGSLTLIEDLYDNL from the coding sequence ATGTCGGAAATAATTGAAAACCCCAGAGGAGGCTGTGTTCTGGCCGGAATAAATTCCGTACTTGGGGCTATAGACCGGGTATGCCCTATTTATCATGCAGGGCCTGGATGCTGTATGCAGTCAACTGCTTCCGATCAGGGGCAGTCAGGCAATAAGAATTCCAGCTTTGTAAGCAGCGTTTCCATCCCCTCCACCAACATGCTGGAGCGGGAAGTGGTATTCGGAGGAACAAAAAAGCTGCAGTCAACCATTCAGGGAGCCTTGGACATCATTGATGCGGATGCATATTTCGTCCTTACGGGCTGTACGGCAGGAATCATCGGGGATGACATTAAAAGCATTGGGGAAGGGTTTAAGGAAAAAGGATACCCGGTCTACCCCATAGATACTCCTGGATTTGCCGGAGACAGCAACTTAGGGTATGAGGTGGTCTGGAACGCCATGATCGATCAGGTGATAGAAGAAGGAGTCCCAAAGGAAGAAGGCCTTATAAACGTATTTGGGATCATTCCCTACCACGATCCCTTTTGGAGCGGGAACTTAGAGGAGATCGCAAGGCTGTTAAGAAAGCTTGGATTAAAGGTTAATACTTTTTTTACGGAACACCAGGGAATTGAAACCATCAGGAAATCTTCCGGAGCGGTTTTAAACCTTATCATTCACCCCTGGATATTGAAAGGGCCGGCCGGAAGGTTTGAAGAAAAATTCGGGGTTCCCTTTCTCCGCTATCCCGGTCTTCCCATCGGTGCCAGTGATACCAGACGGTTTATCCTTGAAGTGGCTCATGCCTTAAAGCTGGATGACAGGTTGGTTAATAGGGTGATAGAGGAAGAGGAGGATTATGTGTACCACTATCTGGCACAGGCCATCGGTGCCCTGAGCTGGAAAAAATTCGCCGTGGTCGGGGATGCGTCAATTGCCGTGGGAATCACCCGGTATCTTGCCAACGATTACAGTTTTACTCCTGTGCTTGTGGTCATATCAGAACCGGTATTCCGGCAGGAAGACAAAGACAGGATCTTAAGTGAGCTTACTGATCTGGAATATGCAAGGCCGCCTAAGGTGGTTTTCAGTCCGGACCAGCATGAAATAAATATAGCTCTTTTGGATGAGGAGGATATTACCCTTATCATAGGAAGCAGCAATGAGGAGGAAATCAGTTCCCTTAAAGAGGTGCAGTGCATCGCAGCGGCATTTCCCATAAAGGACCGGCTGATTTTCAACAGGGCTTACGCGGGCTATAGAGGAAGCCTGACTTTGATTGAAGACTTATACGACAATTTATAA
- the nifH gene encoding nitrogenase iron protein: protein MRQIAIYGKGGIGKSTTTQNLTAGLVELGKKVMVVGCDPKADSTRLLLGGLAQKTVLDTLREEGDGVKLERILKEGYKGTRCVESGGPEPGVGCAGRGIITSIGLLENLGAYTDDLDYVFYDVLGDVVCGGFAMPIREGKAKEIYIVASGEMMALYAANNIAKGVKRYAKSGGVRLGGIICNSRNVDRELDLLRAFSKELGTKLLYFVPRDNIVQHAEINRKTVIQYKPDSSQANEYRNLAQAIIDNQDFTIPTPMDQERLEEILFEFGLMNINDDYKI from the coding sequence ATCAGACAGATAGCCATTTATGGGAAGGGAGGAATCGGAAAATCCACTACAACCCAAAACCTTACGGCGGGGCTGGTGGAGCTTGGGAAAAAGGTCATGGTAGTGGGGTGTGATCCAAAGGCGGATTCCACCAGGCTGCTCTTAGGCGGCCTGGCACAGAAAACGGTTCTTGATACGTTGCGGGAAGAGGGAGACGGCGTAAAACTGGAACGCATCCTGAAGGAAGGTTATAAAGGGACCAGGTGTGTGGAATCAGGAGGCCCGGAGCCGGGGGTAGGCTGTGCGGGAAGAGGCATTATCACTTCCATAGGACTTCTTGAAAATCTGGGTGCTTATACCGATGATCTTGATTATGTGTTTTATGACGTATTGGGCGATGTGGTCTGCGGAGGATTTGCCATGCCGATCCGGGAAGGAAAGGCCAAAGAAATCTACATTGTGGCAAGCGGGGAGATGATGGCCCTGTATGCGGCAAATAATATTGCAAAAGGCGTTAAGCGGTATGCAAAGTCCGGAGGGGTGAGGCTTGGGGGAATCATCTGCAACAGCCGGAACGTAGACCGGGAACTGGATCTGCTCCGCGCCTTTTCAAAAGAGCTTGGGACCAAGCTTCTCTACTTCGTTCCAAGAGATAACATTGTGCAGCATGCGGAGATCAACCGCAAAACAGTCATTCAATACAAACCCGATTCCAGCCAGGCAAATGAATACCGGAATCTTGCTCAGGCAATCATCGACAATCAGGATTTCACCATTCCCACGCCCATGGACCAGGAACGGCTGGAGGAGATCCTTTTTGAATTCGGACTCATGAATATCAATGACGATTATAAGATCTAA
- a CDS encoding pyridoxal-phosphate dependent enzyme, which yields MSNIHKSITELIGRTPLLELENYERKHGLEAKIIAKPEYFNPNQSVKDRIALAMIDDAEKKGLLKLGYTIVETTSGNTGIGMAAIAAARGYSFRVYVQDNVSEERFKNIKAFGGETTRFSQVPEVQAVLDETGGDFVAAVRTLKKKVLSKEKNIFFVNQIENLANPSVHEAATGPEIWADTEGKVDILVEAFTMKNMRWKPIRHMKLQRKLQGRTGF from the coding sequence ATGAGTAATATTCATAAATCAATCACCGAACTCATAGGAAGAACGCCTCTTTTGGAGCTGGAGAATTATGAAAGAAAACACGGTCTGGAAGCGAAGATCATAGCAAAGCCTGAGTATTTCAATCCCAACCAGAGCGTAAAAGACAGGATTGCACTTGCAATGATCGACGATGCAGAAAAAAAGGGACTCTTAAAGCTGGGGTATACCATTGTGGAGACCACCAGTGGAAATACGGGGATCGGCATGGCGGCAATTGCGGCAGCCAGGGGATATTCCTTCAGGGTATATGTCCAGGATAATGTCAGTGAGGAGCGGTTTAAAAACATCAAAGCTTTTGGCGGAGAAACAACCAGATTTTCCCAGGTGCCCGAGGTCCAGGCAGTGTTAGATGAAACAGGCGGGGATTTTGTAGCGGCTGTCAGAACATTAAAGAAGAAAGTGCTGTCAAAAGAAAAAAACATCTTCTTTGTCAATCAGATCGAAAATCTGGCAAATCCTTCCGTTCATGAAGCGGCCACAGGGCCCGAGATATGGGCGGATACAGAGGGAAAGGTGGATATTCTGGTGGAAGCATTTACGATGAAAAATATGAGGTGGAAACCTATCAGGCATATGAAGCTGCAAAGGAAGTTGCAAGGACGGACGGGATTTTAG
- a CDS encoding cysteine transferase, translating to METYQAYEAAKEVARTDGILVGTSSGAAIFAATKVAKRTENKGKNLVVILADTGLRYLSTKLFEEA from the coding sequence GTGGAAACCTATCAGGCATATGAAGCTGCAAAGGAAGTTGCAAGGACGGACGGGATTTTAGTGGGAACCTCATCCGGGGCCGCCATTTTCGCAGCAACCAAGGTGGCAAAAAGAACGGAAAACAAAGGAAAGAATCTTGTGGTTATTTTGGCGGATACCGGTCTTAGGTACCTGTCCACGAAACTTTTTGAAGAAGCATAG
- a CDS encoding nitrogenase component 1, with the protein MAINLSNSNLATRETRLGSITGYVGDLHDLASQSKCGSLKGCGRCFSQSSTCLSGCALSQLGGIRDVAVIHHGPSGCSATASSQYIITNQVAAKRGVVNKSVYIGTDMNENDTIFGSTEALADIIVEVNRRYQPKAIFVSSSCATGIIGEDIDSVVDDVKDQIPVPVIAVHCEGFKSRIWATGFDISDHAVLSGIVKPPEQKRNTVNFKNFFESARNEVIEMFKNFDLEPIFLYANATVEELEHLSESVATTCICGVLGNYLGNGLEELYGVPYIRTVNPLGIVGFETWLREIGRVAGKQLQVEHYIEEQRKIYIPQIEAVKKELKGLKAVLGMGPGYTFEVTRVLNELGIEVVWALAWHYDKKYENGDVPPAMSYLLDNNINFEASVADQQNFEVMNILNKYRPDLYLSRHPGSTVWAIKQGTPAVYVADEYMIFGYKHTLEFAHTVLDTIRNRSFEQNLAKRVKLPYTDWWYKQDVGSFLEEAIG; encoded by the coding sequence ATGGCAATTAATTTATCAAATTCAAATCTGGCCACCAGGGAGACCCGGCTAGGCTCCATAACCGGATATGTCGGAGACTTGCATGATCTTGCCAGCCAGAGCAAATGCGGCAGCTTAAAGGGCTGCGGACGCTGTTTTTCCCAGTCAAGTACCTGCTTATCCGGCTGTGCCCTCAGCCAGCTTGGAGGGATCCGGGATGTGGCGGTCATTCACCACGGCCCTTCCGGGTGCTCGGCCACGGCAAGTTCTCAGTACATCATTACCAATCAGGTGGCTGCTAAAAGAGGTGTCGTAAACAAATCCGTCTATATTGGTACAGATATGAATGAGAATGATACCATTTTCGGCTCCACAGAAGCGCTGGCGGATATCATTGTGGAGGTCAACCGGCGTTACCAGCCAAAGGCAATTTTTGTCAGCAGCTCCTGTGCCACGGGGATCATCGGAGAGGATATTGACAGCGTGGTGGATGATGTGAAGGACCAGATTCCGGTGCCTGTCATAGCTGTTCACTGTGAGGGCTTTAAATCACGGATTTGGGCGACTGGGTTTGATATATCCGATCATGCGGTGTTAAGCGGAATCGTAAAGCCGCCAGAGCAGAAAAGAAACACCGTTAATTTTAAAAACTTTTTCGAAAGCGCAAGAAATGAAGTCATTGAAATGTTTAAGAATTTTGATTTAGAGCCCATTTTTTTATATGCCAATGCAACGGTGGAAGAACTGGAACATTTATCTGAGTCCGTTGCTACGACATGCATCTGCGGAGTTCTTGGAAATTATCTGGGCAACGGCTTAGAAGAGCTGTACGGCGTTCCCTATATCCGGACCGTCAATCCCTTAGGGATCGTCGGATTTGAGACATGGCTTAGGGAAATCGGAAGAGTTGCCGGCAAGCAGCTTCAAGTGGAACATTACATAGAAGAACAGAGAAAAATTTATATTCCCCAGATAGAAGCGGTGAAGAAAGAATTAAAGGGATTAAAAGCGGTTCTTGGAATGGGACCGGGCTACACCTTTGAGGTAACGAGAGTGTTAAACGAGCTGGGAATTGAAGTGGTTTGGGCGCTGGCATGGCATTATGACAAGAAATATGAAAACGGGGATGTTCCCCCTGCCATGAGTTATCTTCTTGACAATAATATCAATTTTGAAGCCAGTGTGGCGGACCAGCAGAACTTTGAGGTAATGAACATCTTAAATAAGTACCGCCCTGATTTATACCTTTCCCGCCATCCCGGCTCCACGGTATGGGCCATTAAACAGGGAACCCCGGCAGTCTATGTGGCGGACGAATACATGATATTCGGATATAAGCATACCCTGGAGTTCGCTCATACGGTTTTAGATACCATACGGAACCGGAGCTTTGAACAGAATCTGGCAAAAAGAGTGAAGCTGCCTTACACGGACTGGTGGTATAAGCAGGATGTGGGAAGCTTCTTAGAGGAGGCGATTGGCTGA
- a CDS encoding nitrogenase component 1, which translates to MAKILDKQRYKCAMSAMQTVQAIERAIPVLHSGPGCAQKLSNSSGSSGYFSPNIYPCTSINERDVVFGGVKKLESTIKHSLDVIDADLYVVLTGCIPEIVGDNTEEVVEGFQDAKKPVIYASTAGFKGNNYKGHEQVVDAIIDQLLERSDIRVKNLVNIWADVPYQDEFWLGNLRELEKLVEELGLTPNTIFGYQRGLSNIKRIPQAEFNLLVSPWVGLNNMKNMEKKLGIPYLHYPTLPIGAFETSKFLREVGGFARVPEEKIESLIAEKEAYYYYYIERYADLFLETRVMSKQFTVVSDAQYALGITKFLVNDLGLFPAKQFVTDDTPREFREKVFSYFKELNFGIEAEVSFETDGYKIHNEIKAHDYHGYPLILGGHWEKEIAKQTDAHFLNVSWPVNERLVMNSYYAGYDGGLKLIEDIYSVARTRFN; encoded by the coding sequence ATGGCGAAGATCTTAGATAAACAGAGGTATAAATGCGCGATGAGCGCCATGCAGACCGTTCAGGCAATCGAACGGGCGATTCCTGTCCTTCATTCCGGTCCGGGTTGTGCCCAGAAGCTTTCCAATTCCTCGGGAAGCTCCGGCTATTTTTCACCCAACATCTATCCCTGTACCAGCATCAACGAAAGGGATGTTGTATTCGGAGGTGTTAAAAAGCTTGAGTCAACCATCAAGCATTCCCTGGATGTCATTGATGCAGATTTATATGTGGTATTAACCGGCTGTATCCCGGAGATCGTGGGTGACAACACCGAAGAAGTGGTGGAAGGGTTTCAGGATGCCAAAAAACCGGTGATCTATGCCTCCACCGCAGGATTTAAGGGCAACAACTACAAGGGCCACGAGCAGGTGGTGGATGCAATCATTGACCAGCTTTTGGAGCGGTCAGATATCCGGGTAAAAAATCTGGTGAATATATGGGCAGATGTGCCTTATCAGGATGAGTTCTGGCTGGGAAATTTAAGAGAGCTTGAAAAACTGGTTGAGGAGCTTGGTCTTACGCCGAATACGATATTTGGCTATCAAAGGGGATTAAGTAACATAAAGAGGATACCGCAAGCCGAATTTAACCTGCTGGTGTCTCCTTGGGTCGGGCTTAATAATATGAAGAACATGGAGAAGAAGCTTGGAATTCCTTACCTCCACTATCCGACGCTCCCCATAGGGGCCTTTGAAACCAGTAAATTCCTTCGGGAAGTGGGCGGGTTTGCAAGAGTGCCAGAGGAGAAGATTGAAAGCCTGATTGCAGAGAAAGAAGCTTATTATTACTACTACATCGAACGCTATGCGGATTTATTCCTGGAGACCAGAGTCATGTCAAAACAGTTTACGGTTGTATCCGACGCCCAATATGCCCTTGGCATTACGAAGTTCCTGGTCAATGATCTGGGTTTATTTCCCGCAAAGCAGTTCGTGACGGATGACACCCCAAGAGAATTCAGGGAAAAGGTCTTTTCCTATTTTAAGGAACTGAATTTTGGCATAGAAGCAGAGGTGAGTTTTGAGACAGATGGCTACAAGATCCACAACGAGATCAAAGCCCATGACTATCATGGATATCCCCTGATTCTTGGAGGCCATTGGGAGAAAGAGATCGCAAAGCAGACCGATGCCCATTTCCTTAATGTATCCTGGCCGGTGAACGAAAGATTGGTGATGAACAGCTATTATGCAGGATATGACGGGGGCTTAAAGCTGATCGAGGACATTTATTCTGTTGCCAGAACAAGATTCAATTAA
- a CDS encoding NifB/NifX family molybdenum-iron cluster-binding protein — MPYKIAVASSDGVNIDVNFGAAHKFLIYEVGESGEYALLEIREAVKEAGEPSFCNDGCKGGGCQSSKESHPWVDSIADCRCVICKKIGFHIQKQLEKKAVSAFDVEGKIEDTLEKITWYFHRVDHHQTLRGMANETSNRKDGKK, encoded by the coding sequence ATGCCATATAAAATTGCGGTTGCATCTTCTGACGGAGTGAACATTGATGTGAATTTTGGGGCAGCCCATAAATTTCTCATCTATGAGGTGGGGGAAAGCGGTGAGTACGCTCTTTTGGAAATCAGGGAAGCCGTAAAAGAAGCCGGGGAGCCTTCTTTCTGTAATGACGGGTGTAAAGGCGGGGGCTGCCAGAGTTCTAAAGAGAGCCATCCCTGGGTGGATTCCATAGCAGACTGCCGTTGTGTCATCTGTAAAAAGATCGGCTTCCACATTCAAAAGCAGCTTGAAAAAAAGGCGGTCAGCGCCTTTGATGTGGAAGGGAAAATCGAGGACACATTGGAGAAAATCACCTGGTATTTTCACCGGGTGGACCACCATCAGACACTTCGCGGGATGGCAAATGAAACGTCAAATAGAAAGGATGGAAAAAAGTGA
- a CDS encoding transporter substrate-binding domain-containing protein: MRRGIKKFALAAVLTALGAAVLSGCGKKAAAADSGITKVVVGTGNAYEPYCYLDEKGELAGYEYQVLKAVDELLPQYEFDYQTSDFANVLISLDAGKIDIAAHQYEWNEERDEKYLFGKEPYTTYVTYLAVANDRTDIQSLDDLKGRKVKSSTGSNSVYILENYNKDHEDNPIKIDYVNNSTDEETVTGLLNGVWDATILTKRDTEKLNKNYGNGKEVIKVTGEPIQSSSTYFIFAKDNTQLQEAVDEAVKQLKESRKLAQISKDVIGGDYTESE, encoded by the coding sequence ATGAGAAGAGGGATAAAGAAGTTTGCTCTGGCAGCAGTATTGACAGCATTGGGGGCGGCAGTGCTGTCCGGCTGCGGGAAAAAGGCGGCAGCAGCGGACAGCGGCATCACAAAAGTGGTGGTTGGGACCGGCAACGCCTATGAACCATATTGCTACTTAGATGAAAAGGGAGAGCTTGCCGGGTATGAATACCAGGTTTTAAAAGCAGTGGATGAGCTGCTCCCTCAGTATGAATTTGATTATCAGACCTCTGATTTTGCCAATGTGCTGATTTCTCTTGATGCAGGTAAGATTGATATTGCAGCTCATCAGTATGAATGGAATGAGGAAAGAGATGAAAAGTATCTGTTTGGAAAAGAACCTTATACCACCTATGTAACCTATCTGGCCGTAGCAAATGACAGGACAGATATCCAGTCTCTTGATGATCTTAAGGGACGGAAGGTAAAAAGCTCTACCGGGTCAAATTCCGTGTACATCCTGGAAAATTATAATAAGGATCATGAAGATAATCCCATAAAAATTGACTACGTGAACAATTCAACCGATGAAGAGACTGTTACCGGTCTTTTAAACGGAGTATGGGATGCCACCATCTTAACAAAGCGGGATACGGAAAAGCTGAATAAAAACTACGGAAACGGCAAGGAAGTCATAAAGGTGACGGGGGAGCCCATCCAGTCCTCATCCACGTATTTCATTTTTGCAAAGGACAATACCCAGCTGCAGGAGGCAGTGGATGAAGCGGTGAAGCAGTTAAAAGAAAGCAGAAAGCTTGCACAGATATCAAAGGATGTAATCGGCGGGGATTATACGGAAAGCGAGTAA
- a CDS encoding amino acid ABC transporter permease, producing MDKLFGWERFFENIPKILPYLSVTFLIVIYATVFGVLLAVFIVLTELKRIPVLYPFFKVYVSFMRGTPMLVQLMLIYYGIPALIDPVLGTNINRGWSAVTFAYITFILNQGAFLSAIFYGAITSVPYGQTEAGLSVGLTELQTFRRILLPQMVRIALPPFGSDLVGLFQNSSLVFLIGVTDIMGRAKSIGAATKHVLEAYVFVVIIYIVISLTIRLLFYYLNTKLEYGREGLE from the coding sequence ATGGATAAACTGTTTGGCTGGGAGCGGTTCTTTGAAAATATCCCTAAAATTCTTCCATATTTATCAGTGACCTTTCTGATCGTGATCTATGCCACTGTATTCGGAGTGCTTCTTGCGGTTTTCATTGTTCTGACAGAGCTTAAAAGGATTCCGGTCCTGTATCCGTTTTTTAAGGTGTATGTCTCGTTTATGAGAGGGACGCCCATGCTGGTGCAGCTGATGCTCATTTATTACGGGATACCGGCTCTGATTGATCCAGTTTTAGGTACCAATATCAACCGGGGCTGGAGTGCGGTGACCTTTGCTTATATCACATTTATCTTAAATCAGGGAGCATTTCTTTCAGCCATATTTTACGGCGCGATCACCTCTGTCCCTTATGGGCAGACAGAGGCGGGGTTAAGCGTGGGGCTTACAGAGCTTCAGACCTTTCGAAGGATCCTTTTGCCCCAGATGGTAAGGATCGCCCTTCCGCCCTTTGGTTCTGATCTGGTGGGGCTGTTCCAAAACTCCTCCCTTGTATTTCTCATTGGCGTTACCGATATCATGGGGAGGGCCAAATCCATTGGCGCGGCCACAAAACATGTATTGGAAGCCTATGTGTTTGTGGTGATAATTTATATTGTTATCAGTTTAACGATCCGGCTTCTTTTTTATTACCTGAATACAAAACTGGAGTATGGGAGAGAAGGATTAGAATGA
- a CDS encoding amino acid ABC transporter permease translates to MNFNTAHFYESFIYGIRYFPNTLRLVFIPLAIGLTLGTVTALVRVYKVPVLHKLLGIFVTVYQGVPIVVALMIYNLVFMLKFNDLARFLHIKTKAADVDNIWVGIFALSLTAVCSISEGIRGALLSIDKGQDEAGYSVGLTKVQTIRRIIIPQMIPAAIPTLINHVVGLIKASSVVMAIGIIEIVAGATIPSSRTYSFFEGYVAAAVIYWAFTIVIEYLARALRRHMSKFRRNPYD, encoded by the coding sequence ATGAATTTTAATACCGCTCATTTTTATGAAAGCTTTATTTATGGTATCAGGTATTTTCCCAACACCCTGAGGCTTGTGTTCATTCCACTGGCAATAGGCCTGACCCTGGGAACGGTGACCGCGCTGGTCAGGGTCTACAAAGTACCTGTCCTACATAAGCTTCTTGGGATTTTTGTTACCGTATATCAGGGCGTTCCCATTGTGGTGGCACTGATGATATACAACCTGGTTTTCATGCTCAAATTCAATGACCTGGCCAGATTTTTACATATTAAAACAAAAGCCGCTGACGTGGATAATATCTGGGTAGGAATTTTTGCTCTGAGCCTTACTGCGGTCTGTTCCATTTCAGAGGGCATCCGGGGAGCTCTGTTATCCATTGACAAGGGCCAGGATGAAGCCGGGTATTCCGTAGGACTTACAAAGGTCCAGACCATCAGGCGGATCATCATCCCCCAGATGATCCCGGCAGCCATCCCCACCCTGATCAATCACGTGGTTGGTTTGATCAAGGCCTCCTCTGTTGTCATGGCCATCGGCATTATTGAAATTGTGGCAGGAGCCACCATTCCTAGCTCCCGGACCTATTCTTTTTTTGAAGGATATGTTGCTGCCGCAGTCATATACTGGGCATTTACCATTGTGATCGAATACCTGGCAAGGGCTTTAAGACGCCATATGAGTAAATTTAGGAGGAATCCATATGATTGA
- a CDS encoding amino acid ABC transporter ATP-binding protein, with protein MIEVKNVKKAFGKQQVLKDVSVEVEDGQVVVVLGPSGSGKTTLLRCINFLENADSGQLAIGDTCVDLKKATKKQILEIRRKTAFVFQNYNLFANKTALENVIEGLVTARRIPREEAMKQGKEALDWVGLGEKYHFYPSQLSGGQQQRVGIARAFVLNPEVILFDEPTSALDPELVGETLDIIKKVAGRGITMIVVTHEMSFAQDVADKVIFMDDGVVVEEGKPEKIFSNPREERTRQFLSRIISLEPNYFI; from the coding sequence ATGATTGAAGTGAAAAATGTAAAAAAAGCCTTTGGAAAGCAGCAGGTCCTAAAGGATGTTTCTGTGGAGGTGGAGGATGGCCAGGTAGTGGTTGTCCTTGGCCCCAGCGGATCAGGAAAAACCACATTGCTGCGGTGCATTAATTTCCTGGAAAATGCGGACAGCGGACAGCTTGCCATTGGGGATACTTGTGTGGACTTAAAAAAAGCCACTAAAAAGCAGATCCTGGAGATCAGAAGGAAAACGGCCTTTGTGTTTCAGAATTACAATCTTTTTGCCAATAAAACGGCATTGGAAAATGTCATAGAGGGCCTTGTTACGGCAAGGCGTATTCCCAGGGAGGAAGCCATGAAGCAGGGGAAGGAAGCCCTGGACTGGGTGGGATTAGGGGAGAAATATCATTTCTACCCTTCCCAGCTTTCCGGCGGGCAGCAGCAGCGGGTGGGCATTGCCAGAGCCTTTGTCTTAAATCCGGAAGTGATTCTGTTTGACGAACCCACCTCAGCCCTGGATCCGGAGCTGGTGGGAGAAACACTGGATATCATAAAAAAAGTGGCAGGCAGAGGAATTACCATGATCGTGGTGACCCATGAAATGTCCTTTGCCCAGGATGTGGCGGATAAGGTGATTTTTATGGACGACGGAGTTGTGGTGGAAGAAGGGAAGCCGGAAAAGATTTTTTCAAATCCCAGGGAAGAGAGAACCAGACAGTTTCTGTCCAGGATCATTTCTCTGGAACCCAATTATTTCATATAA
- a CDS encoding ATP-binding cassette domain-containing protein — MVGIPAAKERMKDYPHQLSGGMRQRVMIAMSVSSGPQLFLNPLHPYTVGLLKSIPGMYGAVQNPGTTRLADRFL, encoded by the coding sequence CTGGTTGGGATTCCGGCGGCAAAGGAAAGAATGAAGGATTATCCCCACCAGCTGAGCGGGGGAATGAGGCAAAGAGTGATGATAGCCATGTCTGTCTCCTCAGGCCCTCAATTGTTTCTGAATCCGCTGCACCCCTATACCGTGGGACTGCTGAAGTCCATTCCCGGAATGTACGGAGCTGTGCAAAACCCGGGAACCACCCGTCTTGCGGATCGGTTCCTATGA
- a CDS encoding iron-containing alcohol dehydrogenase encodes MLQVKTPEIYISEPGAIKSLGTVAEKYGKRGLIVWSATARKVTEEAVAEALGVQRIIYMEYLLEGYPTEDKANEIAELSEEKGIEILIGIGGGRVIDTTKAAGDILKIPVISVPTIAATCAAWAALSVMYTKEGNFDHFRRNGHSPKAVVADTEILANAPVRYLRAGIVDTLAKWYETSVGFDLSDSDFSHISSVNTARLAYDFLDKQAAKVIQNAREKKIDENTVKTVDAILYLAGNVGSYVGDKAFSGFAHPFYHSSRIVKETRKTLHGELVAFGLLMQAVLEKKSGEEILAVVKKFGELEVAFTLEEIGIDGQTEEKLQVISDRIREVFGGISILEGNSEERAIINAAYQADHYVRRYRKELEYVNG; translated from the coding sequence ATGTTACAGGTAAAGACCCCGGAAATTTATATAAGTGAACCAGGCGCCATAAAATCACTTGGGACCGTTGCTGAAAAGTACGGAAAGCGCGGGCTGATCGTCTGGTCGGCAACGGCAAGAAAGGTCACGGAAGAAGCCGTGGCCGAGGCTCTGGGAGTACAGAGGATCATCTATATGGAATATCTGCTGGAGGGATATCCTACGGAGGATAAGGCAAATGAAATAGCGGAGCTGTCAGAAGAAAAGGGAATCGAAATCCTGATCGGGATCGGCGGCGGAAGGGTCATTGACACAACAAAGGCAGCCGGAGACATTTTAAAAATACCGGTTATATCCGTTCCAACCATAGCCGCCACCTGCGCGGCCTGGGCTGCATTGTCCGTGATGTATACGAAAGAAGGAAACTTTGATCATTTCCGGCGCAACGGGCATTCCCCAAAAGCGGTGGTAGCGGATACGGAAATCCTGGCAAATGCGCCGGTTCGGTACTTAAGGGCCGGAATCGTGGATACCCTGGCAAAATGGTATGAAACTTCCGTGGGTTTTGACCTCTCGGACAGCGACTTTTCCCATATAAGTTCTGTCAATACCGCACGTCTGGCATATGATTTTCTGGATAAACAGGCGGCAAAGGTGATACAAAATGCAAGGGAAAAGAAGATTGATGAAAATACCGTTAAAACGGTGGATGCCATTCTTTACCTGGCAGGAAATGTGGGAAGCTATGTGGGAGACAAGGCATTTTCCGGATTTGCCCATCCCTTTTACCATTCTTCCAGGATCGTGAAGGAAACCAGAAAGACGCTTCACGGCGAACTGGTGGCATTCGGGCTTCTCATGCAGGCGGTTCTGGAAAAGAAGAGCGGGGAGGAAATCCTTGCCGTGGTAAAGAAGTTCGGTGAGCTTGAAGTGGCCTTCACCCTGGAGGAGATCGGGATAGACGGACAGACCGAGGAGAAGCTTCAAGTCATTTCAGACCGGATCCGGGAGGTATTCGGAGGGATTTCCATATTGGAGGGAAACTCCGAGGAAAGGGCGATTATAAACGCGGCATATCAGGCGGATCACTACGTCAGAAGATATAGAAAGGAATTGGAATATGTCAATGGTTAA